In Methanobrevibacter wolinii SH, the sequence ATATTTGAAAAATCTGTTGTAAGCGCTGTTTGAGAATTAATAAAGAAATTACTTAAAAAAACAGAAATTAAAATCAATGATGCAATCAAGATTATAATAAGTGTTTTTGTCCTTAAATTAGCATGATATAATAACCATGGTTTATTTTCTTTTTTATTATTAAACATAATTTATACCTCTTAATATTTTACATCAAATGATTCATTTTCTTTAATTCTTGGATCTACAAAGTAATATAAAATATCTGCAATAAGATTTCCTAAAAATACAAATATTGCACTTATAAGAACGATACCAAGTAAAAGAGGAACATCACTTTGAAGACCTGCTGCTACAGCAGTTTGTCCAATACCTGGATAAGAAAATACTTGTTCAACAAGCACTGCACCACCAAATAATTCACTAAATGATAAAAATTGAAGAGTTAATGCTGGAAGTAATATATTTCTTAATGCTTGTCTTTCAATTAATGGCCAACCAGATTCTCCCCTTGCTTTTGCAAATAATATATAATCAGATGATAAAACTTCAACTAATTCATTTCTAGTATACATTGCAATAGGAGCAACACCTACAAGACTTAAAGTTAATACTGGAAGCACTAACCTTGCTAACCATTGCCATATTGTTACATTAGATTCCATAATTCCTATAGGAACTCCAAGACCAACAGGGAACCAAGCTAATTCTACACCAAATATTATCAATATAAGTAAACCAATCCAAAATGAAGGTGCAGACTGTAATATATAACAATAAAATTTAACAAGCTTATCAATCCAAGTACCTCTATTTTTACCTGCTACAACACCAAGTAAAAATCCAATTAAACCACTGATAATCCAAGAAATTGCCATTAAAACTATTGATGCTTCAAATTTTTCAAGGATAACTTGAGAAACAGGTATACGATAAATTAAAGAAGTACCTAAATTTCCATGTAATAAATTAATTAACCAATTCCAAATTTTAGTAGTAATTGGTTGACCTACACCCCAATATTGCTCAAGTGCTGCTCGTTGAGCTTCACTTACTGCAGACTGTTGAAGATAAATATTAACAGGATCAATAGGTGATAAATCTATAAGAATAAAACTAAAAATAGCTACAGCAATCATCAATACAATAAAATGTATCGTTTTATTTCGAATAAAATAAAGCATTTTTCTATTCAATAAAAATAACCTCCATTAAATAATACTAAAATTAAATAAAAATTTTAATCAATAATAAGCAAATCCTAACTAATTACCTATTAAAAATAAAAATTTTAATCAATAATAAGCAAATCCTAACTAATTACCTATTAAAAATAAAATTAAACAAATAAACATACAAACTAAACAAACACCAAACTAAAACTTATAAACAAAAAACAAATAAACCTACAAACTAAAATACCAAAAAAATATAAAAAACATAGAAACAAATAAAAAATAAAATTTAAAAAAAAAGATAATAAATTATTCTAAATAATTTAAGAATAAAAAATCATCTTTTTTTAATTAATTTAACTTGTTTTATTATTACGTGTCCAATTACAAATGTTTTCCATATAATCTTGACCCATTGTAGGTTCTTTACCTATGTTTACAGTATTTTTAACAAAATAACAATAGTCATAATCTGCAATCCATAACCATGGTGCATTTGCAGCAGGTCCAAAACCAGAATTACTATCAATATATGCAGCTTGTTTCCAATATGCATTTGCTTGATTCTGATTATTACTACTTAAAGCTTGATCAAGAACATTATCTACAGCAGAATTATTATATTCATTTGGATTCATATAATCATCTTCTGAAAAGTTATTTTTACTGTAATATTGTTGGTATATATTCCTATAAGGATCATCTGAAGATTGTTGCATTACAACAGCATTACTATACATATTTTGATAAATTGTATCCCAATCAGTACCATTTAATTTTATTTCAATACCTAAATCTTTAGCTTGTTCTGAAACAACAGTTGCTAAAGATTGTCTTGATTGATCTTTAGATGCATAATATAAAGTAAATGATGCTTTTGTTCCGTTTTTCTCACGTATACCATCACCATCAGTATCTTTCCAACCAGCAGTTTCTAAAATTTCTTTAGCTTCATTTGTATTAGAATCATTTACTTTAGCTTGGTCATTTGCATATGGTAAATAATCTACACCAGTATATTCAACTTTACCATGT encodes:
- a CDS encoding ABC transporter permease, whose amino-acid sequence is MLYFIRNKTIHFIVLMIAVAIFSFILIDLSPIDPVNIYLQQSAVSEAQRAALEQYWGVGQPITTKIWNWLINLLHGNLGTSLIYRIPVSQVILEKFEASIVLMAISWIISGLIGFLLGVVAGKNRGTWIDKLVKFYCYILQSAPSFWIGLLILIIFGVELAWFPVGLGVPIGIMESNVTIWQWLARLVLPVLTLSLVGVAPIAMYTRNELVEVLSSDYILFAKARGESGWPLIERQALRNILLPALTLQFLSFSELFGGAVLVEQVFSYPGIGQTAVAAGLQSDVPLLLGIVLISAIFVFLGNLIADILYYFVDPRIKENESFDVKY